One window of the Runella slithyformis DSM 19594 genome contains the following:
- a CDS encoding TonB-dependent receptor: protein MKPLLFLLFIPFCSFAQTWVISGRVVENSQTPIPFASVYVNNTSIVTTADDKGHYSLSIPSRFRKVELAASFIGYKSAKTIIERESGKNRTCNFQLISSNVLSEVRVRGKMDKEWKKRWQIFANGLKGESPFTKNCLILNPEAVRLSYDNVRKQVIATATEPIILQNSALGFKIMFHMDSFESDGEKTFFAGNKFFQEIPPEDEKIQKRQQRNRELAYRNSFRNFLVSLTQNQTKENGFELYTARRVSEVFLHRILLSQEILDGNFKEISAQDICFWNPETEQYILHSDRMLFIFALQRFDAKSLFVDRPYKYSRLLLPNRYLSFNENGWISAPNGMVMDDFWGQEGFANLLPNDYIPADAPPVDSLVTLRPIALKSQALPINFAAQRIQLSLRESMMAATVAQGVGYQRKESLKVEERPTLVNLDYEVKIKERDNTGTVFDLLRRIPGLKVTFNGSDYSIAFLGNNTNLDGSGDSTPALDIDGQFSDDSAFVMEALHSLTVRQIKKIGVVKYGNGTAYGARGAKGIIVIQTVK, encoded by the coding sequence ATGAAACCGCTCCTTTTTCTGCTTTTTATTCCTTTTTGTTCATTTGCGCAAACCTGGGTTATCTCGGGAAGAGTCGTTGAAAACAGTCAGACACCCATTCCGTTTGCGAGTGTGTACGTCAACAATACGTCCATCGTTACAACCGCCGATGATAAGGGACATTATTCGCTCAGCATTCCTTCCCGGTTCAGGAAAGTGGAATTAGCGGCCTCGTTTATCGGTTACAAATCGGCCAAAACAATCATTGAACGGGAAAGCGGAAAAAACCGGACGTGCAACTTTCAGCTTATTTCGTCCAACGTGCTCTCGGAAGTGAGGGTCAGGGGCAAAATGGACAAAGAGTGGAAAAAACGCTGGCAGATCTTTGCCAACGGGCTCAAGGGCGAATCTCCTTTCACAAAAAATTGCCTCATTCTCAATCCGGAAGCCGTGCGTTTGTCGTACGACAACGTTCGCAAGCAGGTGATTGCCACGGCTACAGAGCCTATCATCCTGCAAAACAGCGCCTTAGGCTTCAAAATCATGTTTCACATGGATTCGTTTGAGTCCGATGGCGAAAAGACGTTTTTTGCCGGCAACAAATTCTTTCAGGAAATTCCTCCCGAAGACGAGAAAATACAAAAAAGGCAGCAACGAAATCGTGAACTTGCCTACCGCAATTCATTTCGAAACTTTCTGGTTTCGCTGACCCAAAATCAAACCAAGGAGAACGGATTTGAGTTGTATACCGCCCGTCGGGTCAGCGAGGTATTTCTTCACCGCATTTTACTTTCTCAGGAAATCCTCGATGGAAATTTTAAAGAGATTTCGGCGCAGGATATCTGTTTTTGGAACCCAGAAACAGAGCAGTACATCCTGCACTCCGACCGGATGCTTTTCATTTTTGCCTTACAACGGTTCGATGCCAAATCGTTGTTTGTTGACCGACCGTATAAATATTCACGTTTGCTTTTACCTAACAGATACCTGAGTTTTAACGAAAATGGTTGGATAAGCGCCCCAAACGGCATGGTTATGGATGATTTTTGGGGACAGGAGGGGTTTGCCAACCTGCTTCCCAATGATTATATCCCCGCTGATGCCCCGCCCGTTGATTCGTTGGTCACACTCCGGCCCATTGCTTTGAAAAGTCAAGCGCTTCCGATCAACTTTGCCGCACAACGAATACAATTATCTCTTCGCGAATCCATGATGGCCGCGACAGTAGCGCAGGGCGTAGGCTATCAGCGGAAAGAATCCCTTAAAGTGGAAGAAAGGCCAACCCTCGTGAACCTTGATTACGAAGTAAAAATCAAGGAGAGAGACAATACCGGAACCGTTTTTGATTTATTACGCCGCATTCCGGGCCTGAAAGTAACGTTTAACGGCTCCGACTACTCCATTGCTTTTTTAGGGAATAACACCAACTTAGATGGCTCAGGCGACAGTACCCCGGCCTTAGACATAGACGGGCAGTTTTCAGATGATTCCGCATTTGTCATGGAAGCCCTCCATTCATTGACGGTGCGGCAGATCAAAAAAATCGGCGTGGTCAAATACGGCAACGGCACCGCCTACGGTGCCAGAGGCGCTAAAGGAATCATTGTTATTCAAACCGTCAAATAA
- the purN gene encoding phosphoribosylglycinamide formyltransferase, whose translation MPPKRVAVFASGSGSNAEKIAEYFANRTDIDITLILSNNPQAGVITRARRLHIPVVLFDRKTFYDTPKVIEILQNERIDLIVLAGFMMLVPEAMVRAFPNKIVNIHPALLPKYGGKGMYGHFVHEAVVAAQESASGISIHFVNERYDEGDIIFQATCPVTPEDTPDDVARKVQVLEHQHYPAVVEKLLNALNG comes from the coding sequence ATGCCCCCAAAACGCGTTGCTGTTTTTGCTTCAGGCTCCGGCTCAAATGCCGAAAAGATCGCCGAATACTTTGCCAATCGCACGGATATTGACATTACGCTCATCCTGTCCAATAACCCGCAGGCGGGTGTCATTACCCGGGCGCGGCGGCTGCATATTCCCGTTGTTCTGTTTGACCGAAAAACCTTTTACGATACCCCTAAAGTCATTGAAATCCTCCAAAACGAGCGCATTGACCTGATCGTCTTAGCGGGTTTTATGATGCTGGTCCCCGAAGCCATGGTCCGGGCATTTCCCAATAAAATCGTGAATATTCATCCGGCCTTATTGCCCAAATACGGCGGCAAAGGAATGTACGGGCACTTTGTCCACGAAGCCGTGGTGGCCGCTCAGGAGTCAGCGTCGGGTATTTCCATTCATTTTGTCAATGAGCGGTACGACGAAGGCGACATTATCTTTCAGGCTACTTGCCCGGTAACCCCCGAAGATACACCGGACGACGTAGCGCGCAAGGTACAGGTGCTGGAACATCAACATTATCCGGCAGTGGTAGAAAAGTTATTAAATGCGTTAAACGGTTAA
- a CDS encoding alpha/beta hydrolase family protein: MKTVILYSLCFCAAFRVFGQTYYEGTIGPLKFGLKIQKEAQAAALYIPEQGLFEYVLKAPVFGNDSLRAELKEFGTVLTGKIAAETFSGQWKQNGFPSPLALKRVEQLSFLKRPQMPVGPFPYQSENVHFANADRSVQFGGTLTFPKGRGKFPAVVLITGSGQQDRDETLFGHKPFWVIADALSREGFAVLRVDDRGIGETTGKSGTSADYAQDVLAAIDFLKARKEINPQKIGLMGHSEGGMIAPMVAVQSKDVAFIVSLAGLGVGGRELLLKQSDDILAKTGTNATYRGHVQSLNAALYDAAIRLPLEDDIKDSLQVAFDRWLKAQPDAVLGQMGFKSEVGKKNVTRQFDQIGSKWYRYFLKYDPQPNLAKIKIPVLALNGSNDVQVSAKENLAGFEKGLTAAGNKNFKTVELPGLNHLFQTCQKCTTAEYGLLEETFSPEALKLIINWLKQQ; the protein is encoded by the coding sequence ATGAAAACAGTCATTCTTTACAGCCTGTGCTTTTGTGCCGCTTTCCGAGTGTTCGGTCAAACTTATTATGAGGGAACCATCGGGCCGTTGAAGTTTGGCCTGAAAATCCAAAAAGAGGCGCAAGCGGCGGCTCTATACATCCCCGAGCAGGGGTTGTTTGAGTATGTTCTCAAGGCGCCCGTTTTCGGAAATGACAGCCTGCGGGCGGAGTTAAAAGAATTTGGAACGGTATTGACCGGCAAAATAGCGGCCGAAACTTTTTCGGGCCAATGGAAGCAGAACGGATTTCCTTCTCCGCTCGCTTTGAAACGCGTCGAACAACTGTCGTTTTTGAAACGCCCGCAGATGCCTGTGGGGCCGTTTCCGTATCAGTCAGAAAATGTCCATTTTGCCAATGCCGACCGCTCCGTTCAATTTGGCGGTACGCTGACCTTTCCCAAAGGGAGGGGCAAATTTCCCGCGGTCGTTCTCATCACCGGCTCCGGGCAGCAGGACCGCGACGAAACACTGTTTGGACACAAGCCTTTTTGGGTCATTGCCGATGCATTAAGCCGAGAAGGGTTTGCCGTGCTGCGCGTTGATGATCGCGGTATCGGGGAAACCACGGGAAAATCGGGCACGTCGGCCGATTATGCACAGGATGTCCTGGCGGCCATTGACTTTCTGAAAGCACGCAAAGAAATCAATCCTCAAAAGATCGGGTTGATGGGCCACAGTGAAGGCGGAATGATCGCCCCGATGGTGGCAGTGCAGTCAAAAGACGTGGCATTTATAGTTTCCCTAGCCGGATTGGGTGTAGGCGGACGAGAATTGTTGCTGAAGCAAAGCGATGATATTTTGGCAAAAACGGGTACCAATGCGACGTACCGGGGCCATGTACAATCGCTTAATGCTGCCCTGTATGATGCCGCCATACGGTTGCCGCTTGAAGATGATATCAAAGACAGCCTTCAAGTCGCTTTTGATCGCTGGCTCAAAGCTCAGCCTGACGCGGTATTGGGCCAAATGGGTTTTAAAAGTGAAGTTGGCAAAAAAAACGTTACTCGACAGTTTGATCAAATAGGCTCAAAATGGTACCGCTATTTTTTGAAATATGACCCACAGCCTAATTTAGCTAAAATCAAAATCCCCGTACTGGCACTCAATGGAAGCAACGATGTGCAGGTTTCTGCCAAAGAAAACCTGGCAGGTTTTGAGAAGGGATTGACGGCGGCGGGAAATAAAAACTTCAAAACGGTCGAATTACCCGGATTGAATCATCTCTTTCAGACATGTCAAAAATGTACCACGGCAGAGTATGGCCTGTTGGAGGAAACGTTTTCGCCGGAGGCGCTGAAACTCATCATCAATTGGCTGAAGCAACAATAA
- a CDS encoding LysE family translocator — translation MLPAALYGLIAGILLCLTFGTVFFALIQTSIERGYRSGVQIALGVVASDAFFIFTAIFGTAFLPQINHFDKWVGAVGIIFLVILAIGNFLKVPTLEPKTYEDDRSRRRSNLKYFFKGVALNALNPINFMSWAAIATYLRTKGRYDLSEMIMFFSMSLVGVGATESALAVYAHRLRRLLTIKVIHYINIVTGLVFLGVATKLFWQEFLK, via the coding sequence ATGCTTCCGGCAGCTTTATACGGATTGATCGCGGGAATTTTATTGTGTCTGACCTTTGGAACGGTTTTTTTTGCGTTGATACAAACGAGTATTGAGCGCGGCTATCGCAGCGGAGTACAGATTGCGCTGGGCGTGGTCGCCAGTGATGCTTTTTTCATTTTTACGGCCATTTTCGGAACGGCATTTTTACCCCAAATCAACCATTTTGACAAATGGGTCGGGGCCGTTGGGATTATCTTTTTGGTAATTTTGGCCATTGGAAACTTTTTGAAAGTACCAACGCTGGAACCTAAAACCTATGAAGATGACCGAAGCCGAAGACGTTCTAACCTAAAATATTTCTTTAAAGGCGTGGCCCTCAATGCCCTCAATCCCATCAATTTTATGTCGTGGGCGGCCATTGCCACCTATCTCCGTACCAAAGGGCGCTACGACCTCAGCGAAATGATTATGTTTTTCAGCATGAGTCTTGTCGGTGTTGGCGCTACGGAGTCAGCCTTGGCCGTGTATGCCCACCGCCTGCGCCGCTTGCTCACCATTAAAGTGATTCATTACATCAATATTGTTACGGGACTGGTCTTTCTGGGCGTGGCAACCAAACTTTTCTGGCAGGAGTTTTTAAAATAA
- a CDS encoding NUDIX domain-containing protein, with protein sequence MSLPFETENPWKTLTSKVVYDNKWIQVRHEEVLNPSGGPGIYGVVHYKNKAIGVIPIDDEGFTYLVGQYRYPLEEYSWEIPEGGGPMDEDPIEGAKRELLEETGLIAAQWTQIARVHLSNSVGDEEGFLYVAEQLTQAQQQPEDTEQLHVARIPLREAIEMVMRSEITDSLSVMGLLKVARLRGI encoded by the coding sequence ATGTCTCTTCCTTTCGAAACAGAAAACCCGTGGAAAACGCTCACCTCCAAGGTGGTGTACGATAATAAATGGATTCAGGTACGGCACGAAGAAGTCCTCAATCCCAGCGGCGGGCCGGGGATTTACGGCGTGGTCCATTATAAAAATAAAGCCATCGGCGTGATTCCCATCGACGACGAAGGCTTTACCTATCTCGTAGGTCAGTATCGCTATCCGTTGGAAGAATACTCATGGGAAATTCCCGAAGGCGGCGGCCCGATGGATGAAGACCCCATTGAGGGTGCCAAACGCGAATTGCTGGAAGAAACGGGTCTTATTGCGGCCCAATGGACCCAAATTGCGCGGGTTCACCTGTCCAATTCCGTTGGCGACGAAGAGGGTTTTCTGTACGTTGCCGAGCAACTTACCCAAGCCCAACAGCAACCTGAAGACACCGAGCAACTGCACGTGGCACGGATTCCGCTCAGGGAAGCCATTGAAATGGTAATGCGCTCCGAAATAACCGATTCTCTGAGCGTCATGGGCCTGCTGAAAGTGGCGAGACTGAGAGGTATTTAA
- a CDS encoding cation diffusion facilitator family transporter yields MQVSQNSKFRWIILSLSLSIILMVIKFSAYYLTCSNAILSDALESIINVIASGFAFYSIYLSSQPKDTDHPYGHGKIEYFSSGFEGALIIIAGVWIAVEAVQHLLHPQPIQHLDWGLLLILFTVIVNGIVGYYLQKVGKSTRSEALIADGKHLMTDSLSSVLILVGLGLLILTGLQWIDSAASLVLSLVIFYNGFTLIRGSVAALMDQTDPELLERIVNILKNHKRAYWIDVHNMRIQKYGSDLHIDCHLTLPYYWDLRQVHEAVQEFEEALEKDAGGHVEFFIHVDPCLPECCHYCRLADCPVRAEAFRKDIDWSIHNLSKNQKHFVEPEGDS; encoded by the coding sequence GTGCAAGTTAGCCAAAATTCTAAATTCCGTTGGATTATCCTCTCGCTTAGTCTGAGTATAATTCTGATGGTAATCAAGTTTTCCGCCTATTATCTGACCTGTTCCAATGCCATTTTAAGTGATGCGCTGGAGTCGATCATCAACGTCATTGCCAGTGGTTTTGCCTTTTACAGTATCTACCTTTCATCGCAGCCCAAAGATACCGATCATCCCTACGGACACGGGAAAATAGAGTATTTCTCTTCGGGTTTTGAAGGGGCGCTTATCATCATTGCGGGCGTATGGATCGCGGTGGAAGCCGTTCAGCATTTACTGCATCCTCAACCTATTCAGCACTTGGATTGGGGACTTCTCCTGATCCTGTTTACGGTTATTGTCAACGGCATTGTGGGCTATTATCTTCAAAAAGTGGGGAAAAGTACCCGCTCGGAAGCGCTCATTGCCGATGGCAAACACCTGATGACCGATAGCCTGAGCAGTGTGCTGATTCTGGTAGGATTGGGCCTGCTCATTCTTACAGGACTGCAATGGATCGACAGTGCGGCATCGTTGGTATTGTCACTGGTGATATTTTACAATGGATTTACGCTCATTCGCGGGTCGGTAGCGGCGCTGATGGATCAAACCGATCCGGAGCTGTTGGAACGTATCGTCAACATTCTCAAAAACCACAAACGCGCCTATTGGATCGATGTGCATAACATGCGTATTCAGAAATACGGCTCCGATCTGCACATTGACTGCCATTTGACCCTGCCGTATTATTGGGATCTGCGACAGGTACACGAGGCGGTGCAGGAATTTGAAGAAGCGCTGGAGAAAGATGCCGGCGGGCATGTTGAGTTTTTTATTCACGTCGACCCCTGCCTTCCCGAATGCTGTCATTATTGCCGCCTGGCCGATTGTCCCGTTCGGGCCGAAGCTTTTAGAAAAGACATTGATTGGAGTATTCATAACTTATCCAAAAATCAAAAACACTTTGTGGAGCCTGAAGGAGACTCCTAA
- a CDS encoding amidophosphoribosyltransferase, giving the protein MSDVIKHECGIALIRLRKPFQYYIDKYGTPLYAVYKLHTLMEKQVNRGQDGAGVANIKLEVPPGSRYISRYRSVDAQPVAEIFKKVQKKFKKAFKELKGDQKDLRYDAKWLQENVAFTGEVWLGHLRYGTHGANEIENCHPMLRQNNWRSRNLVVAGNFNMTNVDTLFDKLVSLGQHPKDRVDTVTVMEKIGHFLDEENQRVFDRFKGIYENPDLSDVIEDNMDMVRVLHRSCRDFDGGFAMCGMTGSGQAFVVRDPSGIRPAYYYADDEVVVVASEKPAIKAAFDANYADIKEISPGHALIIDKYGEYDQHQILKPLEKRSCSFERIYFSRASDPDIYHERKQLGKLLIPQILEEVDYDLENTVFSYIPNTAETAFFGLVEGLEEYLAKQRKKAILDGNLSPEELDKVLSFRPRIEKLVSKDVKQRTFITSDAARDEMVSHVYDMTYEVVKKGVDTIVVVDDSIVRGTTLEKSILRLLDRLGPKKIVIVSSAPQIRYPDCYGIDMSKVKDFVAFRATLQLLKERGLDNLRDEVYAQCVASLETDNAYHQNYVKALFEPFTPEEVSRKVADIVRPKDLKAELSIIFQTVENLHEACPNHSGDWYFTGNYPTPGGNRVVNKAYANFYEGKGVVRAY; this is encoded by the coding sequence ATGAGCGACGTCATAAAACACGAATGCGGGATTGCCCTCATTCGACTCCGAAAGCCGTTTCAATACTATATTGATAAATACGGCACACCCCTCTACGCGGTTTATAAGCTTCATACCTTGATGGAAAAACAGGTGAACCGAGGCCAGGATGGTGCCGGGGTAGCCAACATCAAACTGGAAGTTCCGCCCGGCAGCCGCTATATCAGCCGCTACCGCTCGGTCGATGCCCAACCCGTAGCTGAGATCTTTAAAAAGGTACAGAAGAAATTCAAAAAAGCCTTCAAAGAACTCAAAGGGGACCAAAAAGACCTCCGTTATGATGCCAAGTGGCTGCAGGAAAACGTGGCCTTTACGGGCGAGGTTTGGTTAGGTCACTTACGGTATGGTACCCACGGGGCCAACGAAATAGAGAACTGCCACCCGATGCTGCGTCAAAACAACTGGCGAAGCAGAAACCTGGTCGTCGCCGGAAACTTCAACATGACCAACGTCGACACGCTTTTTGATAAGCTCGTTTCGTTGGGTCAGCACCCCAAAGACCGGGTCGATACCGTTACGGTCATGGAAAAGATCGGCCACTTTTTGGATGAAGAGAACCAACGCGTTTTTGACCGCTTCAAAGGCATTTACGAAAATCCCGATCTCTCCGACGTCATCGAAGACAACATGGACATGGTGCGCGTATTGCACCGCTCGTGCCGCGATTTCGACGGTGGTTTTGCCATGTGCGGCATGACCGGTTCCGGACAGGCCTTCGTGGTGCGTGACCCTTCGGGCATTCGTCCGGCGTATTACTATGCCGATGATGAAGTGGTGGTGGTGGCTTCCGAAAAGCCCGCCATCAAAGCGGCTTTTGATGCCAATTATGCCGATATTAAAGAAATCTCTCCCGGTCATGCGCTGATCATTGATAAATACGGCGAATACGACCAACACCAGATTCTGAAGCCGTTGGAGAAACGTTCGTGCAGTTTTGAGCGAATCTATTTTTCCCGGGCCTCCGATCCTGATATTTACCACGAGCGCAAGCAACTGGGTAAATTGCTGATTCCTCAAATTTTGGAAGAAGTCGACTATGACCTCGAAAATACGGTCTTCTCTTACATTCCGAATACGGCCGAAACGGCCTTTTTTGGACTGGTGGAAGGACTGGAAGAATACTTAGCCAAGCAGCGCAAAAAAGCCATTCTGGACGGAAATCTGTCGCCCGAAGAGCTGGATAAAGTGCTGTCGTTCCGCCCGCGTATCGAAAAGTTGGTCTCAAAGGATGTGAAGCAGCGGACGTTTATCACGAGCGACGCCGCCCGTGATGAAATGGTTTCGCACGTGTACGACATGACCTACGAGGTAGTCAAAAAAGGCGTGGATACGATCGTGGTGGTGGATGATTCGATTGTGCGCGGTACGACGTTGGAAAAAAGTATTTTGCGTTTGCTGGACCGCCTCGGGCCCAAGAAGATCGTCATCGTGTCGTCGGCCCCGCAGATACGTTATCCTGACTGTTACGGTATTGATATGTCGAAAGTGAAAGACTTTGTCGCTTTCCGGGCTACGTTGCAACTCCTGAAAGAACGCGGTTTAGACAACCTGCGCGACGAAGTATACGCCCAGTGCGTTGCTTCGCTTGAAACAGACAATGCATACCACCAAAACTACGTAAAGGCCCTGTTTGAGCCATTCACCCCCGAAGAAGTTTCGCGCAAAGTAGCTGACATCGTTCGTCCGAAAGACTTAAAGGCCGAATTGTCCATTATTTTCCAAACGGTCGAAAATCTGCACGAAGCCTGTCCGAACCACAGCGGTGACTGGTATTTTACCGGAAACTATCCCACGCCGGGAGGAAATCGGGTCGTAAATAAAGCCTATGCTAATTTCTACGAAGGCAAAGGGGTCGTGAGAGCGTATTAA
- a CDS encoding helix-turn-helix domain-containing protein gives MKAKYKPSDYEILRRRCVELKEAGWKQKDITSALGLTEGWVSQTLKKYRELGAEGLLARKPPGSLPKLTSEQLSQLVEELKQGAVSHGFPGHIWTRSRVNELIGRLFGVSYDLTQVGRILKKTGMELAEARQKGSPAEQAESPAVAGRDGTGIKKSRG, from the coding sequence ATGAAAGCAAAATACAAACCATCAGATTACGAAATACTACGTCGCCGCTGCGTGGAGTTGAAAGAAGCGGGTTGGAAGCAGAAGGACATCACCTCGGCTCTTGGACTGACCGAGGGCTGGGTAAGCCAGACGCTGAAAAAGTATCGGGAGTTGGGGGCGGAAGGCTTGCTGGCCCGAAAGCCGCCAGGTTCGTTGCCTAAACTGACGTCAGAACAGCTTTCGCAGCTTGTCGAAGAGCTTAAACAAGGTGCTGTCAGCCACGGTTTTCCCGGCCACATCTGGACACGCTCTCGTGTCAACGAGTTGATTGGCAGGCTATTCGGTGTCAGCTACGACCTAACGCAGGTGGGGCGTATCCTAAAAAAAACTGGGATGGAGCTTGCAGAAGCCCGCCAAAAAGGCTCGCCAGCAGAGCAAGCAGAAAGTCCAGCAGTGGCGGGAAGAGACGGTACCGGAATTAAAAAAAGCCGAGGATGA
- a CDS encoding transposase has protein sequence MQKPAKKARQQSKQKVQQWREETVPELKKAEDENRAIVYIDESGFYLLPLVCRTWAPKGKTPIIEEKAGKEHLSLIAAMAPNGRLYVGGQDKAYK, from the coding sequence TTGCAGAAGCCCGCCAAAAAGGCTCGCCAGCAGAGCAAGCAGAAAGTCCAGCAGTGGCGGGAAGAGACGGTACCGGAATTAAAAAAAGCCGAGGATGAGAACCGTGCTATCGTATATATCGATGAATCAGGCTTCTATCTGCTCCCCCTCGTTTGCCGTACGTGGGCACCCAAGGGTAAAACGCCCATTATCGAGGAGAAGGCGGGCAAAGAACACCTCAGTCTGATCGCCGCGATGGCCCCTAATGGGAGGCTGTACGTCGGCGGACAAGACAAGGCATACAAGTAG
- a CDS encoding transposase: MVDFLEYLCRRYRSKDLIVIWDGATIHRSQAIKDFLARKKGRVHLVALPGYSPELNPVELLWSQLKRELKNRVFLDLTDLAEVLKEKIEEVRKDTELLVSFFKKKEVAFFTG, translated from the coding sequence GTGGTTGACTTTCTGGAGTACCTATGCCGCAGGTACCGCAGCAAGGACTTGATCGTGATCTGGGATGGCGCGACCATCCACCGTAGCCAAGCCATAAAGGACTTTTTGGCGCGCAAGAAAGGGCGCGTGCACCTTGTGGCCCTGCCTGGTTATAGCCCGGAACTGAACCCGGTCGAGTTGCTGTGGAGTCAGTTAAAAAGAGAGCTCAAAAACCGGGTATTCCTCGACCTGACAGATTTGGCCGAAGTGTTGAAAGAAAAAATTGAGGAGGTCAGAAAAGACACGGAATTGCTGGTTTCATTCTTTAAAAAGAAGGAAGTAGCTTTCTTTACAGGATAA
- a CDS encoding gliding motility-associated C-terminal domain-containing protein: MACFNYWPKFLNGLLLLCFSCAPGFSQNLVPNSSFEEYFQIPCGRITNQLGIQRYVKEWYTPTFGTSDIWTESTERPCTTSLDNYSLTPYEGTMCAGIFLSDFSKFTPPNDVISKNYREYLQIKLKQPLQKGKIYHVEFYVLFYFTSSLACNNMGVLFSMDSLTNFTPPGAGLLQIPQVVENRVLSNPKKWEKISDCFQAKEAYEYLTIGNFMSHEQTTFEKATYNTDIGPYYLVDKITVEEVDVPGLPIPKFLGADTTLCEGQQLSFELDSLKPYTFLWNDGTNQSNYVIKQAGRYTLELAYKGCRVRDSIQVSLKRKVNLGSDTILCNNTSPPLLSSMGENLLWQDGSTGTFFKANSSGVYNAKSLSANCPSSDTIIVNYLDCPGKVPNVFTPNGDGLNDLFVIDNITLIPWKLEVYNRWGNRVYMNNNYDNSWDGRDLVYGIYYYQLSSEVVQHKLKGWVQILR; the protein is encoded by the coding sequence ATGGCCTGTTTTAACTATTGGCCGAAGTTTTTAAATGGCCTTTTATTGTTATGTTTCAGTTGTGCACCCGGTTTTTCTCAAAACTTAGTTCCCAATTCGAGTTTTGAAGAATATTTTCAGATTCCTTGTGGTAGAATTACCAACCAACTTGGGATACAGAGGTATGTAAAAGAGTGGTACACCCCCACCTTCGGGACAAGTGATATTTGGACTGAAAGTACGGAGAGACCCTGCACAACAAGTTTAGATAATTATTCTCTTACCCCTTATGAAGGAACAATGTGTGCGGGGATTTTTTTATCTGATTTTAGTAAATTTACTCCGCCTAATGACGTAATTTCTAAGAATTATCGAGAGTATTTACAAATAAAGCTCAAACAACCATTGCAAAAAGGCAAGATATACCACGTAGAGTTTTATGTCTTGTTTTACTTTACCTCCTCCTTAGCTTGTAACAACATGGGGGTATTGTTTTCTATGGATTCTCTCACCAATTTCACTCCTCCCGGGGCCGGGCTATTACAAATACCACAGGTAGTCGAAAATCGAGTGCTTTCCAATCCAAAGAAATGGGAGAAAATCAGCGATTGTTTTCAGGCTAAAGAAGCATATGAATATCTTACGATAGGTAATTTCATGAGCCATGAACAAACTACTTTCGAAAAGGCTACTTATAATACTGATATTGGGCCCTATTATTTAGTGGATAAAATAACAGTTGAAGAAGTAGATGTTCCCGGTTTGCCTATACCTAAATTTCTGGGGGCCGATACTACTTTGTGTGAAGGACAGCAGCTCAGTTTTGAACTGGATAGTTTGAAGCCTTATACGTTTTTATGGAATGACGGGACAAACCAAAGTAATTATGTTATTAAGCAAGCCGGGAGATATACCTTAGAACTGGCTTACAAAGGTTGTAGAGTTCGCGACTCAATTCAGGTATCGCTCAAAAGAAAAGTAAATTTAGGGTCTGATACTATACTATGTAATAATACCTCCCCTCCTTTATTGTCTTCAATGGGAGAAAATCTTCTGTGGCAAGATGGCAGTACCGGTACTTTTTTTAAAGCAAATTCCAGTGGCGTTTACAATGCCAAGTCACTTTCAGCAAATTGCCCAAGTAGTGATACAATTATTGTTAACTATCTTGATTGTCCGGGTAAGGTTCCCAATGTATTTACGCCTAATGGGGATGGGCTAAATGATTTATTTGTGATTGATAATATTACCCTTATACCTTGGAAGTTAGAAGTTTATAATCGTTGGGGAAATAGGGTATATATGAATAACAACTATGATAATAGCTGGGATGGCAGAGATTTGGTTTATGGGATTTATTACTATCAATTGTCAAGTGAAGTTGTTCAGCATAAGTTGAAAGGGTGGGTTCAAATTTTAAGATGA
- a CDS encoding T9SS type A sorting domain-containing protein — protein MMVAYPNPAKDIVTLQFKNTESAELLPEQILLYSEKSTSALRTISVQNVFERKAFIDGNKIEVNVADLPFGVYFLHIIPNKKTTQKVEKIPILIE, from the coding sequence ATGATGGTGGCTTATCCCAATCCGGCAAAAGACATAGTTACTCTTCAATTTAAAAATACAGAGTCCGCAGAGTTATTGCCGGAACAAATTTTGCTTTATTCCGAAAAATCGACTTCCGCTTTAAGGACTATTTCAGTGCAGAATGTATTTGAAAGAAAAGCTTTTATAGATGGAAATAAAATTGAGGTAAATGTGGCAGATTTGCCTTTTGGAGTTTATTTTTTACATATCATTCCCAACAAAAAAACCACGCAGAAAGTAGAAAAAATTCCTATATTAATCGAATGA